A genome region from Setaria italica strain Yugu1 chromosome III, Setaria_italica_v2.0, whole genome shotgun sequence includes the following:
- the LOC101757003 gene encoding chromatin modification-related protein EAF1 B isoform X1, which produces MVNAEPCSMGGIIDYGVGVGTKLSPRSLSIEKAQEELRQEFDVREERRRELEFLEKGGNPLDFKFVHVETVSVHSASLTNQTEAQNVISDAKGSFPASPYGDSVESTGKPGSSLCRETNTADNLMLLDGSNNGIAEEKFVKRGTKRLNAAQPKQSLPNDGHKNAKKPVVSGLSRLGDKSQAYVRRNRSKPSRESANVASVRSSIPPAKVYETKDENGVLRKSNGGDHGVLSVSSIKQSGSNCDNAPKNAASDGQAEMELDGIQAIHESECVVNEEAKQADNNSKAKEVSSTDANHNRLPVGCGEITAEVASAETPDTSLKVPRPCYPSASTHDERESCPVDEKADYGHLDEHMAHIHAGQPDSRRKVLVCAVEASTSLKNAVGPPCEGPMNIVDNHSDGDTNLVAAKIDVKSHEDLDSSRCYSAKESSDLVQPEANNILHMKDEMEICDSATVAQKDTGCLSSGQTMNIEESPASDRKNSCVGDLKSAHPISDGTDLPKALPSPKYGESNLENELKKSKAYEDSVLKEAHVIEASIKRAGERSHCNIALEKRSKSHWDFVLEEMAWMANDFMQERLWKSVAAAKVCHWIASDGRGKFEEASIQRKQKAVMKIIAKGITSFWRSAEALQTADTAKMMQAHNSTMLEETQPSGTKAEKEHVYKSLEAKESRQPRQSQILGYAVRFLEYNSRVADSHVLPEAPPTPERLNDFGILKVSDHLSEESLFYTVAPGLMLAYRESLESLSVYHKFQEVGNAELNDDYEASVCDSAAVCSDLLWENAYEEDEGETCTYLSPKAYDGGCLSNMGHKKKHQMQQRISILRPYEIGTDMPYEPCLESKSGNQPLLSNGKRPTSFLAIPPKRIRTAVRQRVVSPFHAGATGPTQVTSKTDASSGDTNSYQDDQSSLHGPWRNTDFESTVDSDRQLPYDASEVCTKANKKKKFKKPGYKIAQNTINSSVPTSVKFQGRMYDPRLQVDLTNKYEQKEYLKKRSDVHRYDSNGNSVAYGGQHAPKKLKMVKQGIDISQEASPARFINFIANRDRGRKCKSLKMTSGGWSSFEDQALVVLVHDMGQNWELVSDAINSIVQFKSVHRKPKECKERHKVLVDRSSGDGADSAEDSGSSQYYHNALPGIPKGSARQLFERLQGPNDEENLKAHFEKIILLMQQVHARRRQGNRQELKQIMQPHSSQVIALSQACPNRVSGGTLMPLDLCDVTSPNLDSITPGSVYPGSHTNGITLPNHHHQGSVGPSIPTSNLNSRLPGSPGLVLGSNSPSPSTLNTPRDAQKYGVPRPTLQGDEQLKIQFNQMVNGRNIQQPGGPVPGAFPAGVDRGAHMMPAAHGMGTVAGLNRGMPAAKPGFPRINSPAMLNTVSSGNMLPNSGQGVPNAVSVHTGAISGPGNSILRVRDPMQTLRPVQGMEEHRQMPEFDMQVAQGSSQATVQFSSMNPSFSSVAASPVQLPQQPHQMSQSLHMFGNSHPSQIQGTTSSPQHQAYALAKERQMQQRMAPQQHSDVFGATAVPNVQNSTQILQQNQASAADSVPCSQPQHQRRQTAQKVPDSSSSPNQPASTTQQKQKKQQGQQQSRQNQQQRNQGSQQAKLMKSLGRGNMLMPQTPIDSTPANAASTPPKKHVPEKLVQHGQGVFPANTVPTPSTPQPGNQPKLVTSLPQSPKKVQDIGNQGLMQGSLSQTLLATQQAPLPSKSTLTTQLQQRQINPSQNSIERAMVQQNRQMNSDCRTDLHIDQVQHNQMVPTSLPQSADSGSPVVPLVNPQKQEVSHNPASVTPSSKLLTSPKDPSLGNETLSSQELLQRQVSGGFPIHGHGVVGQWNQQARQLLQSQHQQRPVVQGSVYTPSNSGPG; this is translated from the exons ATGGTGAATGCTGAGCCGTGCTCAATGGGTGGAATTATTGATTATGGTGTTGGAGTTGGCACCAAATTGTCACCCCGCAGTCTGTCCATCGAGAAAGCTCAGGAGGAACTCAGGCAGGAGTTTGATGTTCGTGAAGAACGGAGGAGAGAGTTGGAATTTCTAGAGAAA GGAGGCAACCCATTGGATTTCAAATTTGTACATGTAGAAACAGTCAGTGTACACTCCGCTTCTCTTACAAATCAAACAGAAGCACAAAATGTGATAAG TGACGCTAAAGGTAGTTTTCCTGCATCGCCTTATGGAGACTCAGTTGAGAGTACTGGCAAACCAGGAAGTTCACTGTGCCGCGAAACCAACACTGCAGACAATCTTATGCTTTTGGATGGAAGTAACAATGGCATTGCAGAAGAAAAATTTGTAAAAAGAGGAACCAAAAGATTAAATGCAGCCCAACCCAAGCAGTCCTTGCCCAACGATGGTCACAAAAATGCGAAAAAACCTGTTGTTTCAGGTTTATCACGTCTTGGAGACAAAAGCCAGGCATATGTTCGGCGCAACAGGTCAAAGCCAAGTAGGGAGAGTGCGAATGTTGCTTCTGTTAGATCTTCTATACCTCCTGCCAAAGTTTATGAAACTAAGGATGAAAACGGTGTACTACGGAAAAGCAATGGAGGTGATCATGGTGTATTATCTGTTTCTAGTATAAAACAGTCTGGATCAAACTGTGACAATGCACCAAAGAATGCAGCTTCTGATGGTCAGGCAGAAATGGAGTTGGATGGGATTCAAGCAATTCATGAAAGTGAATGTGTGGTGAACGAGGAAGCAAAGCAAGCTGACAACAATAGTAAAGCTAAAGAAGTATCTTCAACTGATGCAAATCACAATCGGCTACCTGTTGGGTGTGGTGAGATCACCGCTGAAGTTGCATCTGCAGAAACCCCTGACACCAGTTTAAAGGTTCCTAGGCCTTGTTATCCTAGTGCATCTACACATGATGAAAGAGAGTCATGTCCTGTTGATGAGAAGGCTGACTATGGTCACTTGGATGAACATATGGCCCATATCCATGCAGGGCAACCTGATAGCAGGAGGAAAGTTCTTGTCTGTGCTGTAGAAGCTTCTACTTCACTTAAAAATGCAGTGGGCCCACCTTGTGAAGGCCCCATGAATATTGTTGATAATCATTCAGATGGGGACACCAATCTTGTTGCAGCGAAGATTGATGTAAAGTCTCATGAAGACCTAGACAGCAGTAGATGTTATAGTGCTAAGGAAAGTTCCGATCTTGTACAGCCTGAAGCCAATAATATTCTTCACATGAAAGATGAAATGGAAATTTGTGACAGTGCAACAGTTGCACAGAAGGACACAGGGTGCCTGTCTTCTGGCCAAACCATGAACATTGAGGAAAGTCCAGCTTCGGATAGGAAAAATAGTTGTGTTGGGGATTTGAAATCGGCCCATCCTATTTCTGATGGCACTGATTTGCCTAAAGCTTTGCCTTCACCAAAATATGGTGAATCTAACTTAGAGAATGAGCTTAAAAAATCCAAGGCATATGAAGATTCTGTTCTTAAAGAGGCTCATGTTATAGAG GCGAGTATTAAGAGAGCTGGTGAACGATCTCATTGTAATATTGCTTTAGAGAAGAGGAGTAAGAGTCACTGGGATTTTGTACTTGAAGAGATGGCTTGGATGGCAAATGATTTCATGCAG GAGCGACTTTGGAAAAGTGTGGCTGCAGCTAAAGTGTGCCATTGGATTGCTTCTGATGGTCGGGGCAAATTTGAAGAAGCAAGCATTCAGAGAAAGCAGAAAGCTGTTATGAAAATCATTGCAAAGGGAATCACGAGTTTCTGGCGTTCAGCTGAGGCTTTACAAACCGCTGACACAGCTAAAATGATGCAAGCACACAATTCAACTATGCTGGAGGAGACGCAGCCTTCTGGAACTAAAGCTGAAAAAGAACAT GTTTACAAGTCACTGGAAGCCAAAGAATCCAGGCAGCCTCGGCAGTCACAGATTCTGGGTTATGCAGTTCGGTTTCTTGAATATAACAGTAGAGTAGCTGATTCTCATGTGTTGCCTGAAGCCCCACCTACTCCTGAGAGGCTGAATGACTTTGGAATCTTGAAAGTGTCTGATCATCTCTCAGAA GAAAGTCTCTTCTATACAGTAGCACCTGGGTTAATGCTGGCATACAGGGAGTCTCTGGAATCTCTTTCTGTGTATCACAAG TTTCAGGAGGTTGGCAACGCTGAACTCAACGATGACTATGAGGCATCTGTGTGTGATTCTGCTGCAG TTTGTTCAGATTTGCTTTGGGAGAATGCATATGAGGAGGATGAAGGTGAGACGTGTACATATCTTTCTCCTAAAGCATATGATGGTGGTTGCTTATCAAATATGGGCCACAAGAAGAAACACCAAATGCAGCAAAGGATTAGCATTTTAAGGCCATATGAAATTGGTACCGATATGCCTTATGAACCATGCTTGGAAAGCAAGTCAGGGAACCAGCCATTGTTATCGAATGGCAAAAGACCTACTTCTTTCCTTGCAATTCCTCCAAAGCGCATCCGTACAGCTGTTAGGCAACGAGTTGTAAGCCCATTTCATGCTGGTGCTACTGGGCCAACCCAAGTCACAAGTAAGACAGATGCTTCAAGTGGAGACACAAACTCCTACCAAGATGATCAAAGTTCGTTGCATGGCCCATGGAGGAACACGGATTTTGAATCTACAGTTGATTCAGATAGACAACTGCCTTATGATGCTAGCGAAGTGTGCACTAAAGCgaacaagaagaaaaagtttAAGAAGCCAGGATACAAGATTGCTCAAAATACAATCAATTCCTCTGTGCCAACTTCTGTAAAG TTTCAGGGCCGTATGTATGATCCAAGACTGCAGGTTGACTTGACTAACAAATATGAGCAG aaGGAGTATCTGAAGAAGAGATCAGATGTCCACCGATATGATTCAAATGGGAACAGTG TTGCATATGGTGGTCAACATGCTCCTAAGAAGCTTAAAATGGTGAAGCAAGGGATAGATATTTCACAAGAAGCTTCTCCTGCTAGATTTATAAACTTCATTGCTAATAGGGATCGTGGGAGAAAATGCAAATCACTAAAG ATGACTTCTGGTGGATGGTCAAGCTTCGAGGATCAG GCTCTTGTAGTCCTTGTCCATGATATGGGTCAAAACTGGGAGCTAGTTAGCGACGCAATTAATAGCATCGTGCAGTTCAAG TCTGTACATAGGAAACCTAAAGAATGCAAGGAGCGCCACAAGGTTCTTGTGGATAGAAGTTCTGGTGATGGTGCTGACAGTGCAGAAGACTCCGGTTCATCTCAGTACTACCATAACGCCTTGCCGGGCATTCCAAAG GGTAGCGCAAGGCAATTATTCGAGCGGCTTCAAGGACCGAATGACGAAGAGAATCTTAAGGCACATTTTGAAAAAATTATACTACTCATGCAACAAGTGCATGCCAGGCGTAGACAG GGTAATCGCCAGGAGCTCAAGCAAATCATGCAGCCACATAGTTCCCAGGTTATCGCACTGTCACAAGCATGCCCAAACAGAGTATCTGGGGGCACTTTGAT GCCCCTGGATCTTTGTGATGTAACAAGTCCAAACCTTGATTCAATTACACCTGGCAGTGTTTACCCAGGTTCTCATACAAATGGAATAACACTGCCAAACCATCACCATCAGGGTTCTGTTGGTCCTTCTATTCCTACTTCAAATCTGAATTCCAGGTTACCAGGCTCTCCTGGTTTAGTTCTGGGCAGCAATTCGCCGTCACCTTCAACATTGAATACTCCTAG GGATGCTCAGAAATATGGTGTTCCTAGACCTACTTTACAGGGTGATGAGCAACTGAAGATTCAATTTAATCAGATGGTCAATGGCAGAAATATTCAGCAACCTGGAGGTCCTGTTCCTGGAGCATTTCCTGCTGGGGTTGATCGTGGTGCTCATATGATGCCTGCTGCCCATGGTATGGGAACGGTGGCAGGACTAAATCGAGGCATGCCTGCTGCCAAGCCAGGCTTTCCAAGGATTAATTCACCAGCAATGCTAAATACAGTTTCATCTGGAAATATGTTGCCCAACAGTGGGCAAGGTGTGCCCAATGCAGTAAGTGTCCATACTGGAGCCATATCTGGTCCTGGAAACTCAATCCTGAGGGTACGCGATCCTATGCAGACACTTCGT CCTGTTCAGGGTATGGAAGAGCATAGGCAGATGCCGGAGTTTGACATGCAGGTTGCACAAGGAAGTAGCCAAGCTACCGTCCAGTTCAGCAGCATGAATCCATCATTCTCGAGCGTTGCAGCTTCACCTGTTCAGCTACCCCAACAGCCACATCAGATGTCACAATCATTACACATGTTTGGGAATTCACACCCTTCTCAGATTCAGGGTACTACTTCAAGCCCACAACATCAGGCCTATGCTTTGGCTAAAGAAAGACAAATGCAACAACGTATGGCACCTCAACAGCATAGTGATGTTTTTGGAGCAACTGCAGTACCCAATGTACAGAATAGTACTCAAATATTACAGCAGAACCAAGCATCTGCTGCCGATTCAGTCCCTTGTTCACAACCACAGCATCAACGACGGCAAACTGCTCAAAAAGTGCCGGATAGCTCTTCATCTCCCAACCAACCTGCCAGTACTACACAACAGAAGCAGAAGAAACAACAGGGACAACAGCAGTCTAGACAAAATCAGCAACAAAGGAATCAAGGTAGTCAACAAGCTAAGCTTATGAAGAGCTTAGGACGAGGAAACATGCTAATGCCCCAGACTCCAATTGATAGCACTCCAGCCAATGCTgcttccactccaccaaaaaagcACGTCCCTGAAAAACTAGTGCAACATGGCCAAGGAGTTTTCCCTGCTAATACAGTACCAACTCCTTCAACGCCTCAACCTGGGAATCAACCTAAGCTAGTCACTTCGTTGCCTCAGTCACCAAAGAAGGTGCAAGATATTGGTAACCAAGGCTTGATGCAGGGTTCTTTGAGTCAGACTCTGTTAGCTACACAACAAGCTCCACTTCCTTCTAAATCGACATTGACCACACAGCTGCAGCAACGGCAGATTAATCCATCACAAAATAGCATCGAGAGAGCAATGGTGCAACAAAACCGCCAAATGAACTCTGACTGTAGGACAGACTTGCACATAGATCAAGTCCAACACAATCAGATGGTCCCAACATCTTTGCCACAGAGTGCAGATTCAGGCAGCCCTGTAGTGCCATTGGTGAACCCACAGAAGCAGGAGGTATCACACAATCCAGCTTCAGTTACCCCATCATCGAAGCTGCTTACCTCTCCTAAAGATCCTTCTTTGGGGAATGAAACACTATCTAGCCAAGAGCTGCTGCAAAGACAAGTTTCTGGTGGTTTTCCTATTCATGGTCATGGTGTTGTTGGCCAGTGGAACCAACAAGCTAGGCAGCTGTTGCAGTCTCAGCATCAGCAGAGACCAGTTGTTCAAGGCAGTGTATATACTCCTTCAAATTCCGGGCCTGGCTGA